The genomic stretch AATAACTCATCACAGaaaacacccacacacaggcacacatacacaggcaCTGTGGCCCTCCCCTCACCTTCTTCTCCTCGTTGAAGTTGTAGTAGAGGAAGAGGATGCCGTCCTGGTTTCCCTCAGGTCCTGAGAACTGCTCCAGGGCAAACCTCACGTCCACCCACTTATGGGGCTTCCAGTCCCTCCACCACTGCATGGTCCCTTTCTTCACCCacacagactgggagggagggggggagggaggggagggagggagactaaTCAGTGTCTATACAACAAGGACAAGTCATAAACAAAACTCATTAAATCAAGGCAAGCAACCAAAAAGTAGCATTTGTAAACGTTCAAGTTGTCGGTACCTGTTCTACGGCCTGTTCGTAGTGTTTAAagtggtccatctctctcttagaGCGTTCGCTGAGCTGCTCAAAGATCTGTTTCCGCCAGGCAGCTGTCTGGGCTGGACTGATGGACAGACTCATGGACTGGACTGATGATGCCAGGGCTGGGAGAAACAATAAGGTCCAAACTTTATCAACAACGTGTGAGGAAACACTCCAGTGgctcaacaacaacaaggaaAAAGCAGACAGACACTGTTACATCAGGCAGAAGTGTGTATTCTGGTTTAATTGCGAGTTGGAGCTGGGGTTTTGCATATCCCTAGGCTTGTTTTAATATACAGGAGAAAtacaatatctacagtatctgtgtCTCACCTGTGGCAGAGTTGAACCAGTTGAGCTGGGAGTGACAGTTCACACCACAGCCTCCTCCACTGACCCATGCCCAGAGCGGGTGTTCATCTGCCCCATACGGCTCCCCCTGACACAGGGTGTAGGTGGCCACCGAGGACAGACTACAGGTGTCAGCCGAGTCCGCTCTCACCACGGCAGGCCCCACAGCCAGGTGAGTCTGGGTCTCTTCCAGGTCCACGTTACTCCACTGGGGGTCCCCAAGCCCTCcagacaggctgggggagagaaCCAGAGCTGGAGGGGGACACTTGGCCTCTGGTTCCCCAAGAGCGACTTCCTCTTCTGGGATAGAGGGACTGGCAGTGGTGGCAGCGGTGGCCCCCTCCTGTTTGACCTCACGGTCGGAGAGCATCTCAGAGATGAAACTGTCGCTGGTGACCTTAGGGATGCGTGGTTTGGGGACGTCGGGGtcgatgggaggagaggaggggcatGCCCCTACTTCTAGGACCGCCGTCTGTGGACCGCCCTCTGTGTCCAAGTCTTCACTCATCACAGACTGGGCTTGTATCTCACCACTGAAGAAACAACCAGCACTgtgggacggggagagagagagagagggatattaGTATTACACAGATCACCCAGCTAGCAGACTGTTTGGCTAATTGTTTTATGGAGATGAGATTGCCCAAGCATTGGAAATGTGTCACAGTATTCCGTGTCCATGTCCACCTGTGCAGACTGCTAATGCTGGCGGAGGAGTGGGACCTGATGTCTCCGTCTCGGGGAACGTTGACAGCCTTCCAGGCTTTACCACTCAACTCACTGGAGGTCACACCCTGACGGAAATACACTGCCCGGTCCACACAGCTGATACCCCACACCTGGACAGGGTCAGAACAAACATACATTGACCTGTGTAGAATGCCCGACCAAACATGTTTCAGCACTATGGACAGCGACAAGTGAATCTTTATAAACCACACTCAGAGAACTTACCTGACAATCTATTAGAAGGTCTGTTAATACACATTGATCAAATCCTCACCTGGTCGTTGAGGCCCACGTTGACCATGACCATCTCCCCGACCATCCCGATCCAGCCTGAACCACATGGGTTATGGGAGTTGATGCCACGCCTGAACCatacctgacagatacagagagataatcATCAGGAACATACTGCTGATAAGGGAAGCGTTAGAGAACATACATGAGAGTGTTTCATGTAGtcttactttgttgtccttggtGACGGCCCAGACTACGTTGTCCCCCACAGCTACGTGGATGGCCCCGGCCTCTGGGTTGGGAGAGTCCACCACCACCCAGGACGAGcctggtagagagagaagaggaaagacacCATTAGACACAATCTCaggctctccctcgctctctctcttacacacacacaaacagacataaacatgcggtctctcattctctatgtctctctccttctcgctctctctccctctaacacgaatacacacacacacttcctctgtTAACCAGCCACCTTGTGAGCAGTCTCTGGTGATGCCCTCCCTGACGATGAGTTGCCCTTCCCAGAGCACAGCCCAAACCAGGTCCCCTGGTCCACAGCTGATCTGCACTACCTCCCCAGGCAGAGACACCTCCTCCCAGCCTTCCCCCTCTGGGCTGTGGTGGTGGATACCCTCACGAAACCACACCTAATGACCCAgatcaaacacacacaggcaattAGTCAATCAAATTGATTTGTTCGTTTACGAATACatttgtgttgtatgtgtgtgttttgtgatcTCTGGAGATATGACCTCCCCCTCTGagctgtgtgtgcgcgtgtgtccaTGCCATTcatgtgtgtctgcatgtattagtgtgtttgtgtgtgtgtgcatttatgtgtgtgcgcgtgtaatACCTTGCCCTGTAGAGAGACAGCCCACAGAGACAGCCTCCCCCTGGGCTCCTCACTGATCTCCCAGCCCCCACAGCTGATGTCATTAAAGGGGTCTGGCAGGGGACCACTGTGACCCTCAGATGGGATCTGGTAACACAGAGAGATAcgggtcaacacacacacacaggcctaaacaaacctacagtacatgatgagtacagttcagtacacaaAGAAAGCATTCACAGCAGAGGCATACAGTTACATCCTAGTTGTGACAGGTGATTATAGTGCTCCAAATACACACCTTGGCCCAGGTGTCTGTGGCCTTGTACCTCCTGTAGCGGATCCATCGCCGGCGACGGACACACGAGTTCCACTTCTTGTCTTCTAAGGTcttactaaatgatatcataaagcCAAGTCAGCCGTctcaaacaggtcactgaccatccgATCCTTCggatgattgccttgcctggttcaccttACTTTGATGTCATGCTTTCAACccatcgctgcctgcacctgcatgcccgactagcatcaggTGGCAGGGAAGTCCAAGGCATAGGTCCAACCCTGCAGACAAATCCATTCACAGATGAATCATCGTAGGTGAGGGTAAGACaaggacatagagggagggaaggaaagagagagggaaagagagaaggtgagaaCAGAGGGAAAGTCTAAAATGGGGAGACAAGAGAGAAAGTTAacgaaaagacagagagaaagagagagtgtgagaaaaaCAGCGAAGAACGACAGACACTCACTCCTTTCTCTGTGGGTTCTCCTCCAAAGTTCTCATCAATGTACCAGTCCCCCTCCCACTCCCAGTTGGTGGAGGGAAGAAGGAAACTGTCCAGGGGTTGGTGTTCCAGCCCTGTGATGTCACTCCAATGCCAGCGGTCGCTCGGCAACAAGTGATCCGAGAAGTTATCCTTGGGATTCCATCGCTGAGAGAGAGTTACAAGAATCATAAATGCAGCAGGTGCAAAAGaagcacaaatacacacacacacacacaaacacacacacacacactagtgatgtGCAGGTCAGCTGTTTGTACACCCGCACCCGCCCGCAATTTCTAATAACCCACCTGCAAACGCCCGACCATATAGCATAAAGTGAAAATCtgcacccaaccctaacccacaaCTATAGAAAATGCACTGTACAGTCAGAGGAAGAATAATCTTTTGACAGGCCTTTTTTAGATAGTCCTACATTTCTGCTTATATTTTCTGACGTTTTGGTagttagtcaacttgtctataattagacacatacagcttctcttctgtcattacttgttgccctagaagactaaataaacaGTTGGTGGCCAGAATAATGTCATAAATTGAAagaatgaatgcttcaatctagttgacatcgGTAAAGTTTGTTTTCTCTTTCACAAAATGTTTATGGATCAGGGAGAAAAtgcaataacaaaaaaaaaactggAAAGATTTTCCACGCAAAATTAGTTTGACCGGTTTTAAGAAAATTAAAAGCTGTTAAATAGACCCAACATGTTGCTGATAAGACTTCAGTTCAGCTTGGATGCATATTTGATGTGGTTGAAATAGTATCCGCTTTTATGATACTGATAAAGATAGCATCTTTACAGTCACTAACCGATTTCATTCGGTttcattctctcaagatgctgaaataaatcaataatataTTTCTTCACTCCTGTTCCAGAGTCAAAATTAACATTCGTGTATAATTGTACTGCAAGGAAAGCTCAATTCTGGtagagttaatattatattaggtTATGTGaaaggttatagacctacagtcagtatTCAGATTTCAGTTAGGCTATTATTCCatccatttaacccatctgaacagtcgCCTACTGTTCCCTTGACGTACCACtttaacctctacgggatcggtcCCTAAACTGGGACAGGTGTTGCTCAATATGCaataatgtgactagaatgacgttGTAAACAACAGCCAAACTTTCCGAGACATAAACATGTCTTATATGGACAggaagcttaaattattgttaatctaactgcagtgtTCAATTTACAGTAGACCCCCCTTAGTATTTTTGGATGTTGTCTATAGTtttgtacttgaaaatgtataaatGGACCAATTTGGCACATTTGGTCAAACTcagggcagacttgatacaaaatattgtgtagtgatgtaattcttcactggataggtctaaaacgttgcacacaCACTACTGCCATCTTGTGTACAACACAACAATTACACCTAGAATCCTATCTCAATTTACGGCCTTTAAAACAAAAAAATTTAAAACGCATGcttttttgtttgtattatcttttaccagatctaatgtgttaaattctcctacattcatttcacatttccacaaacttctaaatgtttcctttcaaaatggtatcaagaatatgcataaccttgcttcaggtcctgagttacaggcagttcgatttgggtatgtaattttagggggaaatgttttaaaaaaaagggtccgatctTTAAGAGGTTCCCGTCTTGTGACTGTCGAATTTGTATGGCttctcacaatcatcacacataacattccctcattaaaatgcaaatcaattaat from Oncorhynchus keta strain PuntledgeMale-10-30-2019 chromosome 24, Oket_V2, whole genome shotgun sequence encodes the following:
- the LOC118402938 gene encoding tectonin beta-propeller repeat-containing protein 1-like, encoding MSVSLLWAVDVYGRVYSLSTGGQQWEQCHDAVLEFKRVTAVQQCCWGIACDHHIYLNVHSSDVPIRYQEETYENQRWNPKDNFSDHLLPSDRWHWSDITGLEHQPLDSFLLPSTNWEWEGDWYIDENFGGEPTEKGGWTYALDFPATCLEDKKWNSCVRRRRWIRYRRYKATDTWAKIPSEGHSGPLPDPFNDISCGGWEISEEPRGRLSLWAVSLQGKVWFREGIHHHSPEGEGWEEVSLPGEVVQISCGPGDLVWAVLWEGQLIVREGITRDCSQGSSWVVVDSPNPEAGAIHVAVGDNVVWAVTKDNKVWFRRGINSHNPCGSGWIGMVGEMVMVNVGLNDQVWGISCVDRAVYFRQGVTSSELSGKAWKAVNVPRDGDIRSHSSASISSLHSAGCFFSGEIQAQSVMSEDLDTEGGPQTAVLEVGACPSSPPIDPDVPKPRIPKVTSDSFISEMLSDREVKQEGATAATTASPSIPEEEVALGEPEAKCPPPALVLSPSLSGGLGDPQWSNVDLEETQTHLAVGPAVVRADSADTCSLSSVATYTLCQGEPYGADEHPLWAWVSGGGCGVNCHSQLNWFNSATALASSVQSMSLSISPAQTAAWRKQIFEQLSERSKREMDHFKHYEQAVEQSVWVKKGTMQWWRDWKPHKWVDVRFALEQFSGPEGNQDGILFLYYNFNEEKKYLHAFINEVTILVPVLNDSKHTFAVYTAERTKQRWPIRLAAATEVEMHDWLALLSVSCCDSRGIQGPPSKQAIWSVTCKGDIFVCEPSPSLEACPYPTPCDQMFWRQVGGHLRLVECNSLGVVWGVGYDHTAWVYTGYGGGFFQGLASSTDNIFTQTDVKCVYIYENQRWNPVTGYTNRGLPTDRYMWSDATGLQECTKANAKPPSPHWTWVADWTIDYGISGGTDREGWQYAADFPRSYHGHKTLKDFVRRRRWARKCKLTTTGPWQEVPPIPLSDVTIVLCGAQSSVEPIPLWAISNKGDVLCRLGVTLLTPAGTSWLHVGTDQPFKSISIGGANQVWAIARDGSAFYRGSVSSESPAGDCWYHIPCPERQKLQQVSVGRTSVYTVDQNGNLWFRQGLTPSYPQGSSWEHICNNVRKVSVGPLDQVWIIADKVQGSHSLSCGTVCHRLGVQPMEPKGQSWDYGIGGGWDHITVRGNSIEAPRVRMPSLTPSLTSSLTDPLRPPPPRSLLPVMITEMENGNAVRC